Sequence from the Triplophysa rosa linkage group LG22, Trosa_1v2, whole genome shotgun sequence genome:
TACGCACTGCAGATTGCTTCGgataaaacatctttaaaacaaatgaCTGTCTCTTTAATAAGCGTCATAAAACATCATTCCGCACTGTTTCCCAAAAGTGCTGCAAGCAAGCAGATAAGAAACTATCACATGAAAGAATCATTATAACGTCATCATAAAACCAATGCAGATATGCTGGCATTTGACAGACTTATGATAATTATTTATAAGTTAAGGTTACTCAAAAAGGAGGTTcagtatttataaacatttcaTTCAGTCTTTGTTGAAGCAAACTCTTGCTGTAAAACATTATTGCTCCGCCTCAgttctttgtgtttaatttgCTAGAATGTTATATATTACAGGACATTAAGCTTATTCTGCGCCGATGTCTTCttagtgttatatatttaaactcagaggtgtaaagagtacctgaaaaccatacttaagtaaaagtacagataccttgcagtgaaaattactccattacaagttacaagtcacccattccaaaacgacttcagtaaaagccTTAGAGTATCTTATTTTAActgtacttgagtattttactcatactgaatgtaagcactagtcctcaacacttaagagacatgtcagtgaaaaacaagaaacagttgattcgcatttattttcttaaatcataataacactgaacacctcaaaattgcaacaaatcatggtcgacaccgtaacctacgtctattacaaacacccaagtctcatttaagctcaagtgcttaTAAGTAAACCAaaatccttcaaaaaggtctcttcaatataacggattaataaataatgttaagtaaaattaaaaagtcaaagcctttttgcactggacatactggttttggcctcatagccagctgcagtcatgtcctcattttacatataaaccgccagcgattgacaactacctgatactgcactcgtattcacataaagaagccatgttgaccaGTTTTAGTAaattagggcaaaatccacaagattatagtaccttcaatgccctgtaaatggcaatattaattcttctgtagcaaaaataaactgctgcaaaaaaagatgtgtaattgcattagtcattacaaatgtaggggagtaaagagtacatactgtatacttgttcaaaaatgtagtcaagtaaagagtaaaagttgctaatatctttaatactcagtacaactacaaagtagccaaaaagatacttaagtacagtaactaattacatttactccaatactttacaccactgtttaaactaaactcaattATAAAAGCAACTCAACCTAAAAACTGAACCCAACACAACGCAACGTGTGATTACCTCAACAGCTTGTAAATCTATTGTGTGTGGTACATGGGATTATTTGTAAACTTTTTAATAACTAATTAGTTTTTACCATGTGGAATTGTTCATAGAAAATAAGAGATTAAGAGAACAGGTCAAAAGGAAAATTGTGAAACGAACGCATTTGATAGTCTTGTTAAAGAATATTCATAatctttatttgtaatttaattgtGAAGAAAATATTATAGATCACTCCACAGTTTCAGTGAAAGATTACATGAGAGATTTCCTGTTAGTGTTGTTACAAGAAACACTTCTGATTATGTTTGTCTGCCCTTGTGCTCAAGTGAAAGTAATACCGGTTTAGTACATATGCAGTAAATATGGCAGGGGTGTGGATTATACGCACACGAATACTGGTTCAATAAAGCAGTCATCTAGGTGGAATAATACAGTTGAGGTGACGTGTGGGGAAGATAGAATGTCGAAGTGTCTAAAGTGTCTGTGTCCCTGCTGTTTTTCATCAGGTAAGTTTACTGACGCTTTTAAGGTTTCAACTAAAACAGTTGTtgcaattgtgtgtgtgtgtctttgtgtttgtgtgtgtctttagCAAAGACAAATGGTAAATTGATTTATTGTCTTAGAAGTTTCTGTTgagaaaaaagttgttttttgtgttgtttttgtttttcagcaAAGAAACAAGGTGAGTTTGCTGATTGTTTTCCAACTACaacattctgtgaaataaaacattacaagttaAAACAATCAGTTCATTTTAGTATGATTTACTTGTGAATATTTCAATTAAAATTCTGCTGTTTAGATGCACTTGCAAAAACCTGGTTAAAGCTCGGCTTTGTTCAGTAATACATTCTGTAATTcagaaaaaatgtattatgttcatatttatttttaaacaaaatttttgtatgattcactcGTAAATGTTCATTTTCAAATTTTGCTTTCTATCATACAGCGGACATTCCTTTATCACAGAGAAGTATGATGAATGATTGCTTTCACGCTTTCTGATCAACTAAAATCTCATGGCTTAATTCAATTTTacattctgtgaaataaaacgttaaatgttaatacatgatttttaaactgtagtttaaaaattcaaaatttaaaaattcaaataaaatgtcaaatacTGCTGTGTTTGATACTGTAGAAACACCGCTTCGCATTGTTATGATTGGAAAAACTGGAGTGGGAAAAAGTGCGGTTGGAAACACCATTCTTGGAAAAGAAATTTTTAAATCAGCCCCTTCTGCAAACTCTGTTACTAGTGAATGCAGAAAAGAAAAGGCACATGACCAAAGAGACATTTATGTGATAGACACGCCTGGAGTTCTGGACACCAATACCAGTTCAAGAGAACACATCAAAAGAGAAATCGTGAGATGCATTCAGGTGTCAGCTCCAGGTCCTCACGCGTTTCTGCTGGTGATACAAGTCGGCCGTTTCACAACTGAGGAGAAAAATTCTGTGCGAGCCCTACAAGAGATCTTTGGAGAAGAAGCTTCTAAATACATGATAGTGGTCTTCACTCATGGAGATGCGCTCAGAGGTCAGTCAATAAAAGACTATGTGAGAAGTGGTCACGACGACCTCCGTAGAGTCATCCAGAGCTGTGGGAGTAGATATGTTGTTTTTGACAACACTGACGTGAGAAATCGATCTCAGGTGAAAATATTACTAGAGAAAATAGATGAGATGGTGGCAGCCAATGGAGGAGGATGCTTTACTCAGGAAATGTACGAAGAAGCTGAAGAACTCATTCAACAACagaagatggagagagagatggcCGAGCTTCTGGAGTATGAATTTAGCTTTCTTGAGGACCTTAATAAAAGAATCGCTCTTTTCCACCAAGCATTGCTTGGGGACATTTACCAAAATTCTGTGTTTGATGATCAGATGTCATCATAATTTTTTGTTACGTTTAAAATTCATCATGTGGAAAAAGCACATCTTTCGGACTAGagatcagggcccgtattcatgaaaaatcttcgTTCAAGGAGTCGCTTCGAGCGACGAAaatctaagaaaattcttagaaatgtagGCGTTCCcctttaaaatgacagaaaagatcctagtaaagaaaaaagtcattcataaagcatcttaacccttaaaagagctctcaAGGTCTTAAATtgttaggagtagcgaggaggaccTTTTTACGaggcttaagagtttctttagcagcagaaaaaatggacaaaacacatTAGATTAAAGTGATCAAATGAAGAATTACAGCACCTTCAGAACATTATTGTGTTGCTGTTCATTTCCTATCAAATAAGTTTAgtattaacagcatggtaagtaaaaataaagaatatacataaatatatacagtatatatactgtatacacacacacacacgcacacacacacacacacacacacacacacacacacacacgcacacacacacacactgtgtggTAAAAGAGGAAAAATTACACCTTTCATTTGAAACACTTTAATCtttataaaaaactatttttttctccttggtcaaccaaccaatcacagtcttcaaaagatGTGTaatacatagcaacggggtcagccccgcctcctcactaagataaaagtttttgtctttttctggCTCAAAGtttctctcagattggtcctgaatcacttttaagcgaagactcctacgtagaagcttttaaactaaattaagagctttctgaGAGGATTctaagaagctttaagaatacgggcccagatccATATCCACGAGGAACTGTGACTGTTTTGGGATCAATGTCTTTGGGAATAAAGAAAATATGATAAGATGGGCTTGGGTAACTTTGTGTAAATGTCAAATGGCAGCGATTCCCAAACTTTCTCACTTGAGGACCAAACTGTCTCAATACCCACCAAAGCTTTGAAATGGAAATATGGggaataaattatttgttctcTTTTAGTAAAGATTAGCATTTCATTTTACTTTTCATTGTTTGaatgaaatatacattttatttcaataccAAAATACTATGTGGTAAGATATCAGAACCATTGTCATTGCCTGTTATTAATAGCAATAGTCCGGTAAATCTCTGTCAGTTGTGTACAAAATAGGTCTTGGTCACACATGAAATGATTTTACTCTAAACTCTGCATTGTGAACTGAAGTAAACATCAATTGCTTGTGATGTTTCATCATTTCTAAGTCACCTGCTGAATCAATCAAACTGCTAAATAAATGTAGGTGAAACATCTTATTTTAATTGTAACATTATTTAGAGAATTACTTTCAATTCAAAGCATTTGACTTTAAAGAGTTGTGCATCCACGATCTCATTACTATCAGCTACCGTCATGTACATGTAGCCTATGTAAATGAGAATGACCTTTGTCGTcttcctgtttctccagttAAAGTATGGTCtcattttgtttaattacaGTGAACACTTTACACAACCACCTTGACTGTGCCATTTGTTTCGATCGTAGCGTTTAAAACTAACTCTACATTTTAAAGCTCCCTTTACACGACTAGTTGAAACACACCTGAATGCAAACTCTATGGAGCAGCATGTAAAGGTAAATGAATTTGAAGGTAAAGAACATGAATGAACCACCtcttaaaatagttatgaatccCCACCAGATTCCGTTGCAACGTGTCTGTGCCGATAGCCCTGTGGTTAGTGCCCCGACATATAGTGCCAGAGCACAACACAATGAGACTAATAAAAAGAGAATAGCTTgataattacaaacaactccacctcaaacacattatgaaataaatcattttatgtgCTGGTCACAAACATTCAAAGcacaaatttcagtcagttctgtcatgtcacatgaggtatcAGTCTTTGGTATTAGTGTATTTTTACGACTGAGTAGTACATGAGCTTATTATCAGCCTGaacggtgcatccctaatataaatgtgaatgaaacaataaacgttGGCTGCAGATGATAACTTGTGTTGTTCTGATTTATATTTGGGGGTTTGGGATGGGATCAGGAAAGAACCAAAGACAGACTTTGTCACCTGAAGCTTAACCACACCACACGTCAGAGCAATGCTCGAAAGGCCATCGGCTCTGACATGAGTATTTTATACACAGTTCTAAAGATCTAAGTTGATATCAAGTTACTCACAATATAAATGTCAGGAACGgggagggaagaacccaattggaGGCAGCGGAACATGAAATAACAGACTTTATTAactacaaacaaaaacccacaatgggagTAAAACAAGAGCATAACTAACATATAAACtagaaacaaagacttcccacaagggggcaaaaaaacaagaaaacaagactaATACACACAACAGCAGGACATGAGGCAAGGAAATCCAAATGGGCAAGGTACACCGCAAACTGGAAGAAAACACGAATAAAGCACAACGCAGCAGCccaagacagaaaacaccagGGCATAaaatagggaaccaaatcaagaggggaacaggtgcagggcatgaaatacttaacaatcaataatgaggaaacgagagggcggggccaagagacgagaccggagagcacatggcaagccaaaacaaacaatgccatgtctctctcacacacaacacatgggtctgtcatgatcctgccaccagactaagaaaaacatgatcaaaagaggcagaatcatgacaataaaCGTGAAAAAGCAATCATTTATTTGTTACTTTTTTCTCCTTTGCAATCACAGTCATTTATCTCACTGTAAATGTTCAAAGTGTGTAATTTAACTATAAATAGCATTTTCTTTCATTGTCATTGAATTTAAACGTACACTTGCAGAAAGATGGTACAATGGTACCCTTTAAAAAGGCTAATCCCTTTTGTGCCATTACGGGTACCA
This genomic interval carries:
- the zgc:113625 gene encoding GTPase IMAP family member 7 isoform X3, with amino-acid sequence MSKCLKCLCPCCFSSETPLRIVMIGKTGVGKSAVGNTILGKEIFKSAPSANSVTSECRKEKAHDQRDIYVIDTPGVLDTNTSSREHIKREIVRCIQVSAPGPHAFLLVIQVGRFTTEEKNSVRALQEIFGEEASKYMIVVFTHGDALRGQSIKDYVRSGHDDLRRVIQSCGSRYVVFDNTDVRNRSQVKILLEKIDEMVAANGGGCFTQEMYEEAEELIQQQKMEREMAELLEYEFSFLEDLNKRIALFHQALLGDIYQNSVFDDQMSS
- the zgc:113625 gene encoding GTPase IMAP family member 4 isoform X1; protein product: MSKCLKCLCPCCFSSAKKQADIPLSQRKTPLRIVMIGKTGVGKSAVGNTILGKEIFKSAPSANSVTSECRKEKAHDQRDIYVIDTPGVLDTNTSSREHIKREIVRCIQVSAPGPHAFLLVIQVGRFTTEEKNSVRALQEIFGEEASKYMIVVFTHGDALRGQSIKDYVRSGHDDLRRVIQSCGSRYVVFDNTDVRNRSQVKILLEKIDEMVAANGGGCFTQEMYEEAEELIQQQKMEREMAELLEYEFSFLEDLNKRIALFHQALLGDIYQNSVFDDQMSS
- the zgc:113625 gene encoding GTPase IMAP family member 7 isoform X2, coding for MSKCLKCLCPCCFSSAKKQETPLRIVMIGKTGVGKSAVGNTILGKEIFKSAPSANSVTSECRKEKAHDQRDIYVIDTPGVLDTNTSSREHIKREIVRCIQVSAPGPHAFLLVIQVGRFTTEEKNSVRALQEIFGEEASKYMIVVFTHGDALRGQSIKDYVRSGHDDLRRVIQSCGSRYVVFDNTDVRNRSQVKILLEKIDEMVAANGGGCFTQEMYEEAEELIQQQKMEREMAELLEYEFSFLEDLNKRIALFHQALLGDIYQNSVFDDQMSS